In the genome of Oncorhynchus nerka isolate Pitt River linkage group LG4, Oner_Uvic_2.0, whole genome shotgun sequence, the window TCAACGGCATTGAGGTGACTGGGAAGACGCTAGACCAGGTAACGGACATGATGATCGCCAACAGTCACAACCTGATTGTCACAGTGAAGCCGGTGAACCAGCGGAACAATGTGGTGCGAGCCAGCCGGATATCCGGCAGCTCCGGTCAGTCGTCAGACAGCAGCGGTTCCACCGGCTACCCCAGCCTGTCCACCGCAGCAATGGCGACCGGTGCCCATGGCTACCCCGACGAGCTGGAAAGCGATGAGGAGTCAGACATCGTTATCGAGAGCACCCTCAAGCGGCCGTCGAGGCGCTCCAGCGCATCAATGGTGTCCGTGGCTTCAAGAACGTCACGCTCCCATACCCAAGCCCCTCCCCAGGCCCCCGTGGAACCCACCAACCCCCCGACCCGACCCCTCTCTGTGgtttccacctcctcctcccactcccaGCCCAGCCTCAATGGCCTTTCTCACCACGGCAGCCTCAGCTACATGCTGCACAGGGACCTGAACCTCCAGCAGCCCCAGTTACAGAACCCGCAGCATCACCAAACCCAGCACCACAGCAGCAACCCAGCCCTCCGGGAGAGCAACAGCAGCCTGCACAAAATCCTCAGCACCATGAGGACGGACCCTCGACACAGCCTGGCTCTGCCCCGGGGAGGGGTGGAAGAGGATGGCACCGTCATCACCCTATaatacacacacctacactaataatacacacttacacacacacattggacgtGAGCTGGAGCATCCCCTGCCCGGTATACCCACCATGAGAATGAACGTTGTTCCTCAAACCTCCTACTAATTTTGTTACATTTTTTATAAAACAAATAAGGACAGTTTATTCTGTATTGTTTGAGTTTTAAGGTTTTCAATGTCTTGTAAAATGAGCATTTTAGGCCACTAATGTGTAGGCCTGATGGGGTTCACCTGCTATCCTTTAGTGGCCACTATTAATCTGAACCTCCTATCTCCTTTTTGGGACCAACTTTGAGCTTTTGTTTTTAAGGACAATTCTATGTTTCTGTACAATGCTGCCTGTCTACTGATCCTCTATATCTGTATTTTACCTGTGTATTCACAGGTGATTTATCTTCTCCAATAAATGATTCTAAGCTTTAATAAGGAGAAGTGTTGGATCATCACATGTACTAAAACTCTTACTTCCCTTACCAGCAGTCATTTATACCTGGTACATTTTGAACTGCTATCAAGCAATACTTCCTACACTGAACatagtctatatcctgtttcgtCTTCTCCACTGGTTGCCTGTTTTTGGAGCTCCAGGAATGCAACATGCTCTCTGGAAAAAAGCCACTATCTGACTAGCACCCCTCTCACTTCACCGCTAATGAATCCCTATCTTTACTGTTTACTCACCTACTTGGCTGTGAACCCTGTTAGTTACAGCAGGCAGGGGGATGTGAACCCTGTTACAGCAGGCAGGACTGCTAAGAGGTGAAGGTGATAACACCTGAATCTGCATCTGCTTAACCTCACTCATTCACTTTCCTACACTGTGTTGGGCACACACATTGAGACCCATGTATGGAGCCAGTGGTACTTTGGTTAACAAACGTCATCTATCCATCCATGATATGGTTAACTTTCATAGAGTACATGGATTCTGTGGGACACTAAGCCTTCATCCATTGGTGGTTTGTTTTTGTATGGGATTCTTCTCACCATTATTCACATTGTAGTTCAAGGCTTTTAAGCTGTCAAGGTttgcaaagtttttttttttaacagtctTATTGTTGTTTCAACTCTTTAAATCTCCAGGATTAACATTGGATTATCACCCTATTTTGGTTCACAAATATGTAATTTGTGTTGCTCTTTCCTTTTCCTCTCCCCATAGGCTGCTTTGGTTACCTTGACACTGTTCTTATGACCATAGTGCGGTTATTCCATGCATATCTTTACTATGCACAGTCCGTTCAACCCTGTTGAGTAGTGCTATAATGTGTTGGTCACTTCCCCCTTCTGGCAGTACCCTGTACCATCGACTGTGTGAGCCAACATATTCACGCCTAGGAAATATTACAGGTTTTCTATTTATTACAGAAACATCTAGATTTTTCTGGAATAATGTCTATTGTTTTAATGTACATATGGATTTTATAATAGATTTTTACAAGGGAAAAACAATGACATATGAACAAATAATTCCACGAGGTGTTATGGTACGAGGATG includes:
- the LOC115128512 gene encoding partitioning defective 6 homolog gamma-like, whose protein sequence is MNRSFNKSQSSLQYFDCIAVEVKSKYGAEFRRFSVDRFKPGKFEDFYKLVMHVHRIANMEVMIGYADIHGDLLPINNDDNFCKAVSTAHPLLRVFIQRQEEVDYSSYGTHSLTRKKKAVVALRNDVNRKRPHIRIGMPQDFRPVSSIIDVDILPESHRRVRLYRHGSDKPLGFYIRDGTSVRVTPHGLEKVPGIFISRMVPGGLAESTGLLAVNDEVLEVNGIEVTGKTLDQVTDMMIANSHNLIVTVKPVNQRNNVVRASRISGSSGQSSDSSGSTGYPSLSTAAMATGAHGYPDELESDEESDIVIESTLKRPSRRSSASMVSVASRTSRSHTQAPPQAPVEPTNPPTRPLSVVSTSSSHSQPSLNGLSHHGSLSYMLHRDLNLQQPQLQNPQHHQTQHHSSNPALRESNSSLHKILSTMRTDPRHSLALPRGGVEEDGTVITL